The following proteins come from a genomic window of Kocuria palustris:
- a CDS encoding sensor histidine kinase translates to MRADLLEPPRLWRRFTAAVDSRWPELADSAVLAPPVPFRAAMLLIVLIFLGLQVISNLLGQAWLSGEALSFTLIVIFLPLICVWITRGLCVVALTVAYAMVLLSQQPIAVVAPAIICCVILCMWNRWGVGMLLMLAQLTAALSLVGLGDTVTIRMQAFLLAFMIFAGSAVGWTIRFFRCRARLTQLRVAQLETEVAGVRSAERRDLARELHDLVAHDVTATALRANAGLLSGGPQVQRRVLQDIADGASGTIEDLRRMVSALQEEAGEATALEDGIAPQHQALRTDQTGAQRPTAPTDSMETALDRCRQLLEDAGFDRVEIARGDGWEEIATSVRSLCQRVLREGTANAIRHGIPSAPVSLSASLETTPQGRSIAVIRVRNLVRDARSRSARLPREIFLEGGLGLVGLSERVDIFGGELSFGRQLDIWELMARIPLQEADRRA, encoded by the coding sequence ATGAGGGCCGATCTGCTCGAGCCTCCCCGGCTCTGGCGACGCTTCACCGCAGCCGTGGACAGCCGATGGCCGGAGCTGGCCGACTCCGCGGTCCTCGCCCCTCCCGTGCCGTTCCGGGCGGCCATGCTGCTGATTGTCCTGATCTTCCTGGGGCTGCAGGTCATCAGCAACCTCCTGGGGCAGGCCTGGCTGAGCGGGGAGGCTCTGTCCTTCACGCTGATCGTCATCTTCCTGCCGCTGATCTGCGTGTGGATCACCCGCGGTCTGTGCGTTGTGGCTCTGACCGTGGCCTATGCCATGGTGCTGCTCAGCCAGCAGCCGATCGCTGTGGTCGCCCCGGCGATCATCTGCTGCGTCATCCTGTGCATGTGGAACCGCTGGGGCGTGGGCATGCTGCTGATGCTCGCCCAGCTCACGGCGGCCCTGTCCCTGGTGGGGCTCGGAGACACCGTCACCATCCGCATGCAGGCGTTCCTGCTCGCCTTCATGATCTTCGCCGGCTCTGCCGTGGGCTGGACCATCCGCTTCTTCCGGTGCCGGGCCCGGCTCACCCAGCTGCGGGTCGCCCAGCTGGAGACCGAGGTGGCCGGAGTGCGCTCGGCCGAGCGCCGGGACCTGGCTCGCGAGCTGCACGACCTCGTGGCCCACGACGTCACGGCCACCGCGCTGCGGGCCAATGCCGGGCTGCTCTCCGGGGGGCCGCAGGTGCAGCGCCGGGTGCTGCAGGACATCGCCGACGGAGCCTCGGGCACCATCGAGGATCTGCGCCGCATGGTCTCGGCCCTGCAGGAGGAGGCGGGGGAGGCCACCGCGCTCGAGGACGGGATCGCTCCCCAGCACCAGGCGCTGCGCACCGATCAGACCGGTGCGCAGCGTCCCACCGCGCCCACGGACTCCATGGAGACCGCGCTCGACCGGTGTCGTCAGCTGCTCGAGGACGCCGGATTCGACCGGGTCGAGATCGCCCGCGGAGACGGCTGGGAGGAGATCGCCACGAGCGTGCGGTCCCTGTGCCAGCGCGTGCTGCGCGAGGGCACCGCCAACGCCATCCGCCACGGGATCCCGAGCGCGCCGGTGAGCCTCAGCGCCAGCCTGGAGACCACGCCGCAGGGCCGCTCGATCGCGGTGATCCGGGTGCGCAACCTGGTCCGCGATGCCCGCAGCCGCAGCGCCCGACTGCCCCGGGAGATCTTCCTGGAGGGCGGCCTCGGACTGGTCGGCCTGAGCGAGCGCGTGGACATCTTCGGCGGCGAGCTGAGTTTCGGGCGCCAGCTGGACATTTGGGAGCTCATGGCCCGGATCCCGCTGCAGGAGGCGGATCGGCGTGCTTGA
- the wecB gene encoding non-hydrolyzing UDP-N-acetylglucosamine 2-epimerase, translating to MPLTVMPIYGTRPEAIKMAPIVKALQDSDEFQCVVTVTGQHREMLDQVNEIFDITPDHDLNIIRPRQTLNGVLTRTVEGLDTIFEHNAPDAVVVQGDTTTSTAGAIAAFYRGIPVIHAEAGLRSFDLFSPFPEEANRKMTSQIASLHLAPTDISRRNLMAESINGDDIVVTGNTVIDALHHTVARELPFTDPALEDLAASGRRVLLVTTHRRENQGDAMRGVGRALARIAADEPDLTIVLPAHRNPVVREAVLPALEGLDNVLVTEPLAYGEFTRMLAVADVVLTDSGGVQEEAPSLGKPVLVMRENTERPEAVTAGTVKLIGTDEERIVEEVSTLLHNPAIYTSMANAVNPYGDGRAAERTVAAIAHMFGLGERLPDFNPEAKPVG from the coding sequence ATGCCGCTGACCGTGATGCCGATCTACGGAACCCGCCCGGAGGCCATCAAGATGGCCCCGATCGTGAAGGCCCTGCAGGACTCCGACGAGTTCCAGTGCGTGGTGACCGTGACCGGCCAGCACCGCGAGATGCTCGATCAGGTCAACGAGATCTTCGACATCACCCCGGATCACGACCTCAACATCATCCGCCCCCGCCAAACCCTCAACGGCGTGCTCACCCGCACCGTCGAAGGCCTGGATACGATCTTCGAGCACAACGCCCCCGACGCCGTCGTCGTCCAGGGCGACACCACCACCTCCACCGCCGGTGCGATCGCCGCGTTCTACCGCGGCATCCCCGTGATCCACGCCGAGGCCGGACTGCGCTCCTTCGACCTGTTCTCCCCCTTCCCGGAGGAGGCCAACCGCAAGATGACCTCCCAGATCGCCTCCCTGCACCTGGCCCCGACCGACATCTCCCGGCGCAACCTGATGGCCGAGTCCATCAACGGCGACGACATCGTGGTCACCGGCAACACCGTGATCGACGCCCTGCACCACACCGTGGCCCGCGAACTGCCCTTCACCGACCCCGCCCTGGAGGACCTGGCCGCCTCCGGACGCCGCGTCCTGCTGGTCACCACCCACCGCCGCGAGAACCAGGGCGATGCCATGCGCGGCGTGGGCCGCGCCCTGGCACGCATCGCAGCCGATGAGCCCGATCTGACCATCGTGCTGCCGGCCCACCGCAACCCCGTGGTCCGCGAAGCCGTGCTACCGGCCCTGGAAGGCCTGGACAACGTCCTGGTCACCGAACCCCTGGCCTACGGCGAGTTCACCCGCATGCTCGCCGTGGCAGACGTCGTCCTCACCGACTCCGGCGGAGTCCAGGAAGAGGCCCCGTCGCTGGGCAAGCCCGTGCTCGTGATGCGCGAGAACACCGAACGCCCCGAAGCCGTCACCGCCGGCACCGTCAAGCTCATCGGCACCGACGAGGAGCGCATCGTCGAAGAGGTCTCCACCCTGCTGCACAACCCGGCCATCTACACCTCCATGGCCAACGCCGTGAACCCCTACGGCGACGGCCGCGCCGCCGAACGCACCGTAGCCGCCATCGCCCACATGTTCGGTCTCGGTGAGCGCCTGCCCGACTTCAACCCGGAGGCGAAGCCGGTCGGCTGA
- the wecB gene encoding non-hydrolyzing UDP-N-acetylglucosamine 2-epimerase has translation MPLTVMPIYGTRPEAIKMAPIVKALQDSDEFQCVVTVTGQHREMLDQVNEIFDITPDHDLNIIRPRQTLNGVLTRTVEGLDTIFEHNAPDAVVVQGDTTTSTAGAIAAFYRGIPVIHAEAGLRSFDLFSPFPEEANRKMTSQIASLHLAPTDISRRNLMAESINGDDIVVTGNTVIDALHHTVARELPFTDPALEDLAASGRRVLLVTTHRRENQGDAMRGVGRALARIAADEPDLTIVLPAHRNPVVREAVLPALEGLDNVLVTEPLAYGEFTRMLAVADVVLTDSGGVQEEAPSLGKPVLVMRENTERPEAVTAGTVKLIGTDEERIVEEVSTLLHNEAIYTSMANAVNPYGDGRAAERTVAAIAHMFGLGERLPDFAPETQPQG, from the coding sequence ATGCCGCTGACCGTGATGCCGATCTACGGAACCCGCCCGGAGGCCATCAAGATGGCACCGATCGTGAAGGCCCTGCAGGACTCCGACGAGTTCCAGTGCGTGGTGACCGTGACCGGCCAGCACCGCGAGATGCTCGATCAGGTCAACGAGATCTTCGACATCACCCCGGATCACGACCTCAACATCATCCGCCCCCGCCAAACCCTCAACGGCGTGCTCACCCGCACCGTCGAAGGCCTGGATACGATCTTCGAGCACAACGCCCCCGACGCCGTCGTCGTCCAGGGCGACACCACCACCTCCACCGCCGGTGCGATCGCCGCGTTCTACCGCGGCATCCCCGTGATCCACGCCGAGGCCGGACTGCGCTCCTTCGACCTGTTCTCCCCCTTCCCGGAGGAGGCCAACCGCAAGATGACCTCCCAGATCGCCTCCCTGCACCTGGCCCCGACCGACATCTCCCGGCGCAACCTGATGGCCGAGTCCATCAACGGCGACGACATCGTGGTCACCGGCAACACCGTGATCGACGCCCTGCACCACACCGTGGCCCGCGAACTGCCCTTCACCGACCCCGCCCTGGAGGACCTGGCCGCCTCCGGACGCCGCGTCCTGCTGGTCACCACCCACCGCCGCGAGAACCAGGGCGATGCCATGCGCGGCGTGGGCCGCGCCCTGGCACGCATCGCAGCCGATGAGCCCGATCTGACCATCGTGCTGCCGGCCCACCGCAACCCCGTGGTCCGCGAAGCCGTGCTACCGGCCCTGGAAGGCCTGGACAACGTCCTGGTCACCGAACCCCTGGCCTACGGCGAGTTCACCCGCATGCTCGCCGTGGCAGACGTCGTCCTCACCGACTCCGGCGGAGTCCAGGAAGAGGCCCCGTCGCTGGGCAAGCCCGTGCTCGTGATGCGCGAGAACACCGAACGCCCCGAAGCCGTCACCGCCGGCACCGTCAAGCTCATCGGCACCGACGAGGAGCGCATCGTCGAAGAGGTCTCCACCCTGCTGCACAACGAGGCCATCTACACCTCCATGGCCAACGCCGTGAACCCCTACGGCGACGGCCGCGCCGCCGAACGCACCGTAGCCGCCATCGCCCACATGTTCGGTCTCGGTGAGCGCCTGCCCGACTTCGCACCCGAGACCCAGCCACAGGGCTGA
- the wecC gene encoding UDP-N-acetyl-D-mannosamine dehydrogenase: MSETEQTVVFVGLGYIGLPTAVTLANSGVRVKGVDVNESVVERVARGEVTIVEPGLEEELKRAVDSGQLTASTEMQHGDAFVIAVPTPFKDDYVGDTSYIEAAGRSIAPLLEGDELVILESTSPPQTTRLLGRVLTEARPDLTVDPEEAAQGGKKLIHMAYCPERILPGRAMEELVTNDRIIGGMTAEAAARGKAVYATFCEGELLVTDDVTAEMAKLTENSFRDVNIAFANELSLISDKLGIDVWELIELANHHPRVNILQPGPGVGGHCIAVDPWFIVSSDRENSNLIRTAREVNDGKPRWVIGKVREALAGRQRPVVAALGLAFKANIDDLRESPALNIAKDLAESMPEVSVLAVEPNVSELPEVLSGLANVELAETAEAIERADVVLVLVDHDEFKAVPAAALKGKAVVDTKGLWR, from the coding sequence ATGAGTGAGACCGAGCAGACTGTCGTGTTCGTGGGGTTGGGCTATATCGGCCTGCCGACCGCGGTGACGCTGGCGAACAGCGGTGTGCGGGTCAAGGGCGTGGATGTGAATGAGTCTGTGGTGGAGCGGGTGGCTCGTGGTGAGGTCACGATCGTGGAGCCGGGCCTGGAGGAGGAGCTCAAGCGTGCGGTGGACTCCGGTCAGCTGACGGCTTCGACGGAGATGCAGCATGGTGATGCGTTCGTGATCGCGGTGCCGACGCCGTTCAAGGATGACTATGTGGGGGATACCTCGTATATCGAGGCTGCTGGTCGCAGCATTGCTCCGCTGCTTGAGGGTGATGAGCTGGTGATCCTGGAGTCGACCTCGCCGCCGCAGACCACGCGTCTGCTTGGTCGGGTGCTGACGGAGGCTCGGCCGGATCTGACGGTGGATCCGGAGGAGGCGGCCCAGGGCGGTAAGAAGCTGATCCATATGGCGTACTGCCCGGAGCGGATCCTGCCCGGGCGTGCGATGGAGGAGCTGGTCACGAATGACCGGATCATCGGGGGCATGACTGCGGAGGCGGCCGCTCGGGGCAAGGCTGTGTATGCCACGTTCTGTGAGGGTGAGCTGCTGGTCACGGATGATGTCACGGCGGAGATGGCGAAGCTGACGGAGAACTCGTTCCGTGATGTGAACATCGCTTTCGCGAATGAGCTGTCGTTGATCTCGGACAAGCTGGGGATCGATGTGTGGGAGCTGATCGAGCTTGCCAATCATCATCCGCGGGTGAACATCCTGCAGCCGGGTCCGGGTGTGGGTGGGCACTGCATTGCGGTGGATCCGTGGTTCATCGTGTCTTCGGATCGGGAGAACTCGAATCTGATCCGCACGGCGCGTGAGGTCAATGATGGGAAGCCGCGGTGGGTGATCGGCAAGGTGCGTGAGGCGCTGGCTGGTCGCCAGAGGCCTGTGGTGGCGGCGCTGGGGTTGGCGTTCAAGGCGAATATCGATGATCTGCGGGAGTCGCCGGCGTTGAACATCGCCAAGGATCTGGCTGAGTCGATGCCGGAGGTCTCGGTGTTGGCGGTGGAGCCGAATGTGTCGGAGTTGCCGGAGGTGCTGTCTGGGTTGGCGAATGTGGAGCTGGCCGAGACTGCGGAGGCGATCGAGCGTGCTGATGTGGTGCTGGTGCTGGTGGATCACGATGAGTTCAAGGCTGTTCCTGCTGCGGCGCTGAAGGGCAAGGCTGTGGTGGATACCAAGGGCCTCTGGCGCTGA
- a CDS encoding response regulator — protein MTRDQSPEPGSDELLSVLIADDEAVVRETISIYVNSAPDMQVVGTAADGRAAVQMAETLRPDIILMDIQMPRVDGVEAVAEVLRLMPRTHVVMITTFTSREAVVPALRAGALGYVLKSDPPERLLSAVREAVAGRTQLSPQALEAVVGHLRESDNRASLPASVTLTARESEVLNHLAEGHSNREIAELMVLSEKSVKLHVTNMVSKFQVRDRLQLVIAAHKAGLIQL, from the coding sequence ATGACCAGGGATCAGTCTCCGGAGCCCGGCTCCGACGAGCTGCTGAGCGTGCTGATCGCCGATGACGAGGCGGTCGTCCGCGAGACCATCTCCATCTATGTGAACAGCGCCCCCGACATGCAGGTCGTGGGGACCGCCGCGGATGGGCGCGCGGCCGTGCAGATGGCCGAGACCCTGCGTCCGGACATCATCCTGATGGACATACAGATGCCGCGCGTGGACGGCGTCGAGGCCGTCGCTGAGGTGCTTCGGCTCATGCCGCGCACTCACGTGGTGATGATCACGACGTTCACCTCCCGGGAGGCCGTCGTTCCCGCCCTGCGCGCCGGCGCCCTGGGCTACGTCCTGAAGTCCGATCCGCCCGAGCGGCTGCTCTCCGCGGTGCGCGAGGCCGTGGCCGGACGCACCCAGCTCTCCCCTCAGGCCCTCGAGGCGGTGGTGGGGCATCTGCGCGAATCGGACAACCGGGCCAGCCTGCCCGCCTCCGTCACGCTGACGGCCCGCGAGTCCGAGGTGCTCAACCACCTGGCCGAAGGCCACAGCAACCGGGAGATCGCCGAGCTCATGGTCCTGTCCGAGAAGTCCGTGAAGCTTCACGTGACGAACATGGTGTCCAAGTTCCAGGTCCGCGACCGGCTGCAGCTGGTCATCGCCGCTCACAAGGCCGGGCTCATCCAGCTCTGA
- a CDS encoding glycosyltransferase: MSRQLTALGAQEDIDIVVAQGFSLCCDAASGGTLTQKLWSLIDDDPVMAAVLPERRVAELEHIATGSYRIVTTSEQQRSVVESRSRAATSKTRVAPMLELLLDQAPAPTEAPADRSVVVDLSLWGESPMPSARDITARAREQRRPVRLLVCGTAEAETGRREASALLDFPGAEIQSLPLLELSAESTADRVLIMPEDPAPALAEIGRQIAVARRMTVTTDVEGALLPGSGEELSPQTQDAGAASFASLLSETRTLRRRPAQDEQRKPRVVLAGSDFKFSGDLVDRLAVQDDFDVRVDRFVHHSRPQPWASRKYLEWADVIIAEFAAHNAIWYSQNVRPEQKLIVHLHGFELLSTWIDELEIHNVHRIVVASEFYRQRCLEMKDWPAEKVIVIPNSVNADDLDRPKLDGAHFHLALIGYVPILKRPDRALDVLEILLEHDDRYILHLKGNPPWNYVWEWKKAAHQDAYREFFRRIGRSPRLREHIAFEPFGPDMGNWLRKVGWVLSTSTRETFHMAAIEGARSGAVPVAWRREGAEEIIGGRFVHDSSEEIAKVILEANESRESFAALSQAARSHSDRYSADVVCNDQWFSLLDQASRDISDDGAEEVVASTMQGTMLYERVVADLDRGDTEAALSDLDAHVRVTAQEQGKLKDLELLCRGLVAADTRRFSLFLPPSNSQAGSESEQITDPVDVLLVRGGGQMTVRWSEYGLDRFAVDLDTPPGLQQPDTPPARLPDVQQDRGMAAVPAARGLRFDRWVHVAASDIAREAAARGISDLVVAGPWWAALTAAHAADRLGGRVHWIVTDDADISLVERAIQDPGSPDLSAQLARVVFLRADSRIRAVDGMSVLDRRFDLRLGDAAVRSDQDPAAFRRSMLEATSQARVAAPAELLKQLGDLRLAVVADSATLRELQSLVKEVRPVEPEEPTKHLTADLDALIVFSSADQGGSWAGRLRRSTPDELLPAASMFDEARALGIPGCFVLEASRWDEPFYATMARRADHVSAVHRTALLQLLQRHPISVSTADHWEDIGSLRPRLLRLLRSAGVPVSAQAEPRPMQGGSAVSTEDSRRLAKQLLAQWRTTEMPPLEEEKVSVIVATHSGGNRIPRLLESLGAQTFPEHLLEVIVVENGSDDGTRALVGEFADDHREMTVRYLHSPQADVGAAHNLGLKQVSGAYVAFADDYDSLDENCILSMWLSAGPDTLVIGGLVDEDATTGARSSDAPHDRRMKRLGHGSRSLSAHQHLLGMDTCKLVPVGALDGFLFPEGPGSGEGAVFSAHLLLQESLELVPAAPLQDSAYVRSLRDGSVSL; this comes from the coding sequence GTGAGCCGACAGCTCACAGCCCTCGGTGCCCAGGAGGACATCGACATCGTCGTGGCGCAGGGCTTCTCGCTGTGCTGCGATGCAGCGTCGGGGGGGACGCTCACGCAGAAGCTGTGGTCGCTGATCGATGACGACCCGGTCATGGCTGCTGTGCTGCCGGAACGCAGGGTCGCCGAGCTGGAGCACATCGCCACGGGCAGCTACCGGATCGTCACCACCAGCGAGCAGCAGCGATCGGTCGTGGAGAGCCGGAGCCGCGCAGCGACCTCCAAGACCCGTGTCGCGCCGATGCTCGAGCTGCTGCTCGACCAGGCCCCGGCGCCCACGGAGGCTCCCGCAGACCGGTCTGTGGTCGTCGACCTCAGCCTCTGGGGCGAATCGCCGATGCCGTCTGCCCGCGATATCACGGCGCGGGCTCGAGAGCAGCGCCGTCCGGTTCGTCTGCTGGTTTGCGGCACGGCTGAGGCAGAGACGGGGCGCCGTGAGGCAAGCGCTCTGCTCGATTTCCCGGGTGCGGAGATCCAGAGCCTGCCCCTGCTGGAGCTCTCAGCTGAGAGCACGGCAGATCGGGTTCTGATCATGCCGGAGGATCCAGCGCCTGCCCTGGCCGAGATCGGGCGTCAGATCGCTGTGGCGAGGCGCATGACGGTCACCACGGACGTGGAAGGCGCGCTTCTTCCGGGGTCCGGCGAAGAGCTGAGCCCCCAGACCCAGGACGCTGGTGCCGCGTCCTTCGCGTCCCTTCTCTCGGAGACCCGCACCCTACGCAGGCGGCCGGCCCAGGACGAACAGCGGAAGCCCCGGGTGGTCCTGGCTGGAAGCGATTTCAAGTTCTCTGGCGATCTGGTGGATCGCTTGGCGGTCCAGGACGATTTCGACGTCAGAGTGGACAGGTTCGTGCATCATTCGCGGCCGCAGCCTTGGGCGAGCCGGAAGTACCTCGAATGGGCGGATGTGATCATCGCGGAGTTCGCGGCTCACAACGCGATCTGGTATTCGCAGAATGTCCGCCCCGAGCAGAAGCTCATCGTCCATCTGCACGGCTTCGAGCTGCTCTCCACCTGGATCGATGAGCTCGAGATCCACAATGTGCATCGCATCGTGGTGGCTTCCGAGTTCTATCGGCAGCGCTGCCTCGAGATGAAGGATTGGCCTGCGGAGAAGGTCATCGTCATCCCGAACAGCGTCAATGCAGATGACCTGGACCGGCCCAAGCTGGACGGCGCCCATTTCCATCTGGCGCTCATCGGATATGTTCCGATCCTGAAGCGCCCGGATCGTGCCCTGGACGTCTTGGAGATCCTCCTCGAGCACGATGATCGGTACATCCTGCATCTCAAGGGCAACCCGCCTTGGAACTACGTGTGGGAGTGGAAGAAGGCCGCCCACCAGGACGCATACCGGGAGTTCTTCCGCAGGATCGGCCGGTCTCCGCGCTTGCGCGAGCACATCGCCTTCGAGCCGTTCGGGCCCGATATGGGCAATTGGCTGCGGAAGGTCGGCTGGGTCCTGTCGACATCCACCCGAGAGACCTTCCACATGGCAGCCATCGAAGGTGCCAGAAGTGGGGCAGTTCCCGTGGCATGGCGGCGCGAGGGCGCCGAGGAGATCATCGGGGGCCGTTTCGTCCATGATTCCTCCGAGGAGATCGCGAAGGTGATCCTGGAGGCGAACGAGTCTCGTGAGTCGTTCGCGGCGCTCTCGCAGGCTGCGCGCAGCCACTCGGACCGGTACTCCGCAGATGTCGTGTGCAACGACCAGTGGTTCTCCCTGCTGGATCAGGCGAGCCGGGACATCTCTGATGATGGGGCCGAGGAGGTGGTAGCCAGCACCATGCAAGGCACCATGCTCTACGAGCGCGTCGTCGCGGATCTCGACCGCGGTGATACGGAAGCGGCCCTGTCTGACCTTGATGCCCATGTGCGGGTGACCGCTCAAGAGCAGGGGAAGCTGAAGGACCTCGAGCTGCTGTGCCGCGGCCTGGTCGCAGCTGACACCCGACGCTTCTCTCTCTTCCTGCCGCCGTCGAACAGCCAGGCCGGTTCGGAATCCGAGCAGATCACTGATCCGGTCGACGTTCTGCTGGTGCGAGGCGGCGGGCAGATGACCGTGCGATGGTCCGAGTACGGCTTGGACCGCTTCGCCGTGGACTTGGACACTCCACCAGGCCTGCAGCAGCCTGACACTCCACCGGCCCGGCTTCCTGACGTCCAGCAGGACCGTGGCATGGCGGCTGTTCCGGCTGCGCGCGGACTGCGATTCGACCGGTGGGTGCACGTCGCCGCATCGGATATAGCCCGCGAGGCAGCGGCTCGAGGCATCTCGGACCTGGTTGTCGCTGGACCATGGTGGGCTGCGCTCACTGCGGCGCATGCCGCCGACAGGCTGGGCGGTCGAGTGCACTGGATCGTCACGGACGATGCGGACATCTCTCTTGTCGAACGTGCCATTCAGGACCCAGGCTCGCCGGACCTCTCTGCGCAGCTGGCCCGTGTGGTCTTTCTCCGGGCCGATTCCCGGATTCGAGCGGTGGATGGCATGTCCGTGCTGGACCGCCGATTCGATCTACGCTTGGGCGATGCAGCAGTCCGTTCGGACCAGGATCCAGCTGCCTTCCGTCGCTCGATGCTGGAGGCCACATCACAGGCTCGGGTGGCTGCCCCTGCGGAGCTGCTGAAACAGCTCGGCGATCTTCGGCTGGCAGTGGTCGCCGACTCCGCGACTCTTCGCGAGCTCCAGAGTCTGGTCAAGGAAGTGCGCCCAGTCGAGCCGGAGGAGCCCACAAAGCATCTGACAGCAGATCTGGACGCTCTGATCGTCTTCTCGTCGGCCGATCAGGGCGGCTCGTGGGCAGGACGGCTGCGGCGGAGCACTCCTGACGAACTCCTGCCTGCGGCGAGCATGTTCGATGAGGCCAGGGCCCTGGGCATCCCCGGCTGCTTCGTGCTGGAAGCCAGTCGTTGGGACGAGCCGTTCTACGCCACGATGGCGCGTCGTGCCGACCACGTGAGCGCAGTGCACCGAACGGCGCTGCTGCAGCTGCTGCAGCGCCACCCGATCTCAGTGAGCACCGCCGATCATTGGGAGGACATCGGGAGCCTTCGGCCCCGACTGCTGCGTCTGCTGCGCAGTGCCGGCGTGCCGGTGTCTGCCCAGGCCGAGCCGCGGCCCATGCAGGGAGGCTCTGCCGTCTCGACTGAGGACTCCCGTCGCCTGGCCAAGCAGCTGCTGGCGCAATGGCGAACCACCGAGATGCCTCCTCTCGAGGAGGAGAAGGTCTCCGTCATCGTGGCGACGCACAGCGGAGGCAACAGGATCCCTCGACTGCTCGAATCGCTGGGAGCACAGACGTTCCCCGAGCATCTGCTGGAAGTGATCGTGGTCGAGAACGGATCGGATGATGGCACACGGGCACTCGTGGGGGAGTTCGCGGACGATCACCGTGAGATGACTGTCAGGTACCTCCACTCGCCTCAGGCGGATGTGGGTGCCGCGCATAATCTCGGTCTGAAGCAGGTCAGCGGAGCATATGTCGCGTTCGCTGACGACTACGACAGCTTGGATGAGAACTGCATCCTGTCCATGTGGCTGTCGGCCGGTCCCGACACCCTGGTCATCGGGGGACTCGTCGACGAGGATGCGACCACAGGTGCTCGAAGCTCCGATGCGCCCCACGACCGACGCATGAAGCGCCTGGGCCATGGAAGCCGGTCGCTGTCTGCTCACCAGCATCTGCTGGGAATGGACACCTGCAAGCTAGTCCCGGTCGGAGCGCTCGATGGATTCCTCTTTCCTGAGGGACCCGGATCCGGCGAAGGCGCTGTCTTCTCGGCTCACCTGCTGCTGCAGGAGAGCCTCGAATTGGTCCCTGCAGCACCGTTGCAGGACTCGGCCTACGTCCGATCTCTGCGCGATGGTTCAGTATCGCTCTAG